GTATCTTTTCAAGGGTAACAATTAGACGGTTGATATTAGTTGTTGAAAAAGCCGATCGATTGCATTCTTACGTCAATCCAAGATTTTCTGGGGTAGAAAATGCCAATGACAGGCAAACAATActgtaatttcaattaaaatcaattcaGATGTGGGGGTggtgaaggggggggggaatcctTTGTTCGAGAATCCTCCCCTTTGTCCCCCATACCATAAGACCATGCCGCGGGTAGGGACATTCCATGcgactttttttgggggtgatccaatatttcaaaacgatgaatttaaaaatacagaACCCAAacaattttagaaaattaaaaatcagaaagatcTGTCTATACCATGTtatgtttatttgtttgtttttttctgttgtttgtttgattgtttttctctatgTTTATCTTTTTAGGGTTAAGGTTTCGCAACTCAACCAAAACagatcaaatttgaaaattgcttttaaacattttgggggaaaaaactCTGCTAACAGTCAATTAACACAGACAAATTTATTCTTCATACAACTCCCAAAAGTAGTAAAGGGTATGCATTCTAATTGTTAGGACATTAGCAGAATACATGTACGTACATAGATCTAAGAAGGCAGAGGCAGTATTTATATGTTTATCATAAAATTTGTTTCGCTTGAACTCATTATCCACTTCCATTCTGGCTATTTTAAATATGGCATACGTGATATCGAAATGATAGGAAGACCCTATCATTATTGACGAATAACGCGCTCCATTTTATGAGCCCAATTCATTTAATTCTAATTGGAGAATAAAATCTACAATGGGATGATGAGCGATCAAGGGATGGAAATAAAGGACAATGCATATCTGAATAAGATAAAACCTTACACCTTTTACGATTATTTCTGAGCAACAGTTGATGTCACTATTGAAGATAGCCAATCgctcgtttttatttctttttcgattgctaaatatttttccttgcGAGGTCGTAGCTTCAGCCAAAAAGGAGAATCCATCAACTTGACGAGACCACGATCTATCACGATTTCTTCCGTTAACAGACACACGAAAACCTGTAAAGATTGCGCAAGATGTTTTAAGTAGTCTGAAATATTCACATAAAATAAATGGTTATAAATAAAACTATTAAATCATATAAGTAGCTATAAATACTTTTTGAACGATCAAATAACGAATCGATCCGATAAATCGTAAAAATGTGtctaaacatttcaaaaattttattcaccTGAGCGGCTGACAAGCCCAAAATGATGAGGCGAAATTCCATAGGAGGCATCTTCAGTTGTAGCCATTTTTCGATAAAGTAAGGAGGATCAATGAGGATACAAACGGAACATGCCGCAGAGGCAGCTAAAGCTCCGACGAACCAGTAATTCTTCAGAAAAATTTCTCTAAAAGGTTTTCCTTTTGCATAAGCCAACGCCAAGACGATATACTGGCACAGagagacacaaaaaattgcgtaATTTTCGTGGCATTCGTAGTCCCCAGTTTCCAGCCCAGTGGTGTTGTGAAGATCCATATACGGTACGAACCAATTTTGCTTGGTAAGCAAAAGCATGCTAATAGCTTGGAAGAAACCAACCAAAAGCACTTGAATAAGAAGTGACCCCACAGGTGGTAATGAGAGAAGGGAGGTCAAAGGAGGGCGATTGAACAGTGGTCCTGGATGAGGTTGCGTACGTCCGAAAAGGGCGGACAGTGAGCAAATAAGGAAAAGATCGATGTAGAGGAATTGGAAATCCGTCAAATTGGTTCCGATTTCGTATAAAATCATGACGGAGATGAACTGTGTGAGACTGTATGCAGCCATATACTTGAAAATGCCAAATGATGTGACAAGTGCACAACGTCCTTGGCGAATCAACTCTGGTACGCAACTAATGCTTGCATCTCTCGAAGTGAATGGTGAAGCCACTGAAGCTTCAGAATCTGACAAAGCAATTCCAGCGTGAGCTGCTTTTAAAGCACCACAATCATTTGCTCCATCTCCACACATTCCTACATCAtagtaataatgaaaaaatcattaaTCATTAATACTCTCGCATTACTTAAACGTGAATGGATATAGACTGTTTGAATTAATACGATTAATTACCAACGACATAGTTCAGTTGCTGCAGTGCTTGGACCAACTGCTGTTTTTGGTCAGGAGACATACGAGCGAAGATAGTCCCTTTTACTACGCATCGAGGTACCAATTCTGGATAATGTTCTTGAATGATTGACCAGCATTTCCCTGTGATTGCTAAATGGTAACGTCCGATCAAATCCTGTAAgggaaaaatattatattacaCTACAGAAGTTACCTACTTCTTATTCAAAAtacatatatgtatatattaaTTACCGGATTTGTTATATCCAACGTTATATCACCACTGTTGTTCATTGCTGATGTCGACGTACCGCTAGTGGGAGTCTACATGGATCAACCAAATATAGacttattatttctttcgttGAAAAATTTCCTATAATAATGAACATCAATAGGCGTTCGCTTTAACCTGGACAGAAGATTTCTCAGCCAAACTGTAAGTCAAGTGTGGTTTCCCATCGGTTGAAACTGCGCCCGAACTTTCTTCATAATTGACTATTACTACCTGATCATGCGATCCTACCATTCCACAATCTAAAAGCAGCAATAACAAAGAGcaaacgtatttttttaaatcaagtaTTTCTTGAATAATatgaataatattttaattgtaatCGCCTCTTTCGTCTACGGGTAAAATGTATATACTTTATGGCTTTACCTCGAGCAACGCTTATGGCTGTCAGTATATTATCTCCTAGAACACAAGCGGTAGGCATAAAACATTAGTTAGAATTCCGATCCAAATTAATTTGTTACATTAATTTACCAGTGACCATGACGGTTCGGACGGCTGCATCTGATAACTGATTAATTATCGCCTTGGTATCCGGTTTTAGACGATTTTCTAAGACGACTAGACCTAAAAAAGGAAGGTCAGTTCAAAATAGGTCAGTCTTAAAATTTGATCTTTCACCTAATTGGTCAATTTATGTTCAAATAGATGTTAGCATACCAAGAAAtgtcaattcattttctaaatctTCTCTTTGCACTTTTTGAAGCTTGTGTAGGGATCGGATCTCAACAAGACGGTGAGCTAAGGCTATGACACGGAAACCTTGCCTTGTGTATTCTTCTAGAATTTCATTATGGTTGGTCGGtactaaaaacaaacaatatcggcaattttgaaattttcactgaaaatttcagtttaaaaaataagttgggaGAAATCGTAGTAAGTAAGGAGAGAAGGAAAATCGGGTAACTTACCGGTTTCCGGCTTGCATAAAGACTGCACCATTTCCGGTGAACCTTTACAGAAGAAATGAAGTTGCTCCTGGCCGATGCGTTTGCAAATGATGGCCATTCGTTGAAGAGTCGAACTGAATGGGAACTGGCGAACAATTCCTACCTCAACCTGGGACCAAACGAATTCAAAATAgggcattattttattattgtaaaTAACTATCAAAACATTATCAGtttttcaacagaaaataTATTACTTTCGAATTTTCCGCACCATCCAGGTCGGAGGAATCCGACACTCCAGGTCCAGGGTCTCCCTTGTTTCCACTCGGCGGAGTCCAACTAACAACAGTTGGACAAATGTTGTCGTATTTATTCGTGTCTTCATTGGAAGGCTCAACCAGAACCCATCCAGTCGATTCAAACATCTGTAGAAGTTGGAAGACAAAAATGTCATTTCTGGACACCAGTATCCTAATAATGGACCATTGTACTCACTTTAAGGTCTAAGGGATCACCACTAAGGTTGCCATCTATTATTGTCAACGAATGGCAGGTGGCCATGCCCATAAGCAACAACGGTGGCTCTAACTTAAAATTATAACTAACTGCCGATGGACTTCGGTCATGCGGACGAAGGGTAGATAACGCCTGTGATAGCTTTAATGGcgctgtaattaaaaaaaaacgtgtaaaTTATTATGCAAATCACaaaatcttgtaattaaatacTTCTTATAGGAGGTATATATCGTCGGCCATCTACAACGGGTACAACGCCCCATAGATCAAGTCCATCTTCTGTCAATGTTCCAGTTTTATCAAAGCAAATGCAATTTAAAGAACCTTCAAAAACGGGGAATGAAAATTATGCTGACACTGTGGATGGCGAGGTGTGGTTTATTGGTACCTGAAACGTTGATAGACCTCGGGGAGATGCAATAGATATTTCGTTGCTCAAGTCTTTTTTGTGCCAAAATGATTCCCGCAGTCATGGCCGCAGGTAACGCGGGAGGAACACAAATTGTAATAATGTCAAAGGAATGAAACACAACTTTCACTCCCGCTTCGCCCGATATAATCTAGAGGAATGATGGATGCAAGTAGGATAAGGAATATGATAAATCTCTCAGATAAACATTTGTTTACCTTTTTAATAATGCTATAAGTAAATCCAATAGAAGCCAAGGAAGCTAAGAAACCAATAAATCGGTAACTGTCTCTTTCAAAACGGAAGTCAACTGGGGGTGGATACATAATGGCGGACACCAGCGACCCTTTTGCCGTCATGAAACCAGTTGAAGTCACAACGGCCATAACCTAGACAAATATTGTCAGATCATTTCCAAATTTGAAGCTGAtttagatttcaaaaattagaatgattactttttcttcattataaAATCGTGTTTGAACAACTTTCGTGCCGCTAAACAAAGTGTGCCTAGAGTGTTCCTTGGGATGATATAAGACGTCTGTTTGGAATGGCAGAGGAGTTTTGACAACGGGCACGCTTTCTCCTGCACAGTCAACCAGTTGTCTTTAAATGGTTGTACggacgttttttgtttttccaaatttcttATCCGTTTAAACTAAAAATGTTTACCTGTTAGCATGCTTTCATTAACGATACAGGTTCCGAATAATAAAACAGCGTCACAATGCATAGTACAGCCGTTGGCTGGTAAAATAATCATGTCTCCCGGAACCAGTTCTTCGGTTCTTATGGTTTCGTATACTCCGCCTCCTCGACACACATCTATTATGTCACTTCCATGCACTGTGTTTCTCAactttttttgattctttaaAACGAGAAAAACGGAAATTAGAATCAATTTCATAAAACTGATGGCTTGATTCAACTTACTTTTCTAGTTTGGATGATTGAAATGGCTATTCCGGCCTGTCGCAGTAGAACATTTCGAATTAATTGGTTATAATTCATTAtctatttttaaagaattctGATATTGTCATACCGCAGACATAACCATTATAGCTCCGGCGAAAATATAATATTCAATCATAATCCAAATGAAGACGGATACTACTTGGAAGATGTAAAATGGATTCAACACTTCCAGAAGGAGAAGCTCCAAAACACTTTTAACTGGAACGTTAATAAAATTTGAGCCAAAAATTGCCCGCCTAAAAACAATGACCGTGATTAAAAAGACGAAAGGAACTCTCTCATAGAACGTATTAGATTGAACCTTCTTTGTTGCTCAAGAATAGATAAACCAGCCAATCCTTGTTGAGCATCTGTGTGATGTAAAGAAGATGTCGGCATACCAGGACCCAAGCTTTTCACTTTAAGGAACTCTTTTGTCTCCGTATTCCAAATATAGCGCAATTTCTTGCAGGTGAACATACGGACACTCGTGGCCTCTATTTCATTAGAGACAGAAAAGTTATTTAAATGCACGAATTCGTTTGAatggaaatcgaaaaaattgaaaaaagctcGTTTACCATGAAATGTGCCATCtgcatttggaagagataaaatGGGAGAATCgtcgattttatttaaatccTGCAGTACATGTGAATTGCGATGCTctacggatttttttttccctttgacgGTATGTTCTGTTGCCGCATTTCTGCATAAAGAAATCCAATGCATTATAGAAACAACATGCATACCATGTGTGACTTGTCAATACATAATCTGGAGCGCACTCATACAGGTGATACTTCGTATGTGAACTCGCCGATATTTCTTTTGATATATCTCCTATTACGGGGAAATTAAatggtaattaaaaaaaaaagggaaacatttgact
Above is a genomic segment from Daphnia pulicaria isolate SC F1-1A chromosome 8, SC_F0-13Bv2, whole genome shotgun sequence containing:
- the LOC124312602 gene encoding polyamine-transporting ATPase 13A3-like isoform X1, translated to MYKTTGCLSEIVTMSNNKLKDIDDTHVAEQHQLLRKGLSKRINQLPNEENGQTTSPDIPYSRNAAVSYINAGEEDQMELYGYRRSLFRTILTWLFIVKTVGILRMVFHWFPEWFLNCTHTRCSLEVAEKILIVEIYQKKYRRVHIRSITCMSALQIINAATEHTVKGKKKSVEHRNSHVLQDLNKIDDSPILSLPNADGTFHEATSVRMFTCKKLRYIWNTETKEFLKVKSLGPGMPTSSLHHTDAQQGLAGLSILEQQRRRAIFGSNFINVPVKSVLELLLLEVLNPFYIFQVVSVFIWIMIEYYIFAGAIMVMSAAGIAISIIQTRKNQKKLRNTVHGSDIIDVCRGGGVYETIRTEELVPGDMIILPANGCTMHCDAVLLFGTCIVNESMLTGESVPVVKTPLPFQTDVLYHPKEHSRHTLFSGTKVVQTRFYNEEKVMAVVTSTGFMTAKGSLVSAIMYPPPVDFRFERDSYRFIGFLASLASIGFTYSIIKKIISGEAGVKVVFHSFDIITICVPPALPAAMTAGIILAQKRLEQRNIYCISPRSINVSGSLNCICFDKTGTLTEDGLDLWGVVPVVDGRRYIPPIRTPLKLSQALSTLRPHDRSPSAVSYNFKLEPPLLLMGMATCHSLTIIDGNLSGDPLDLKMFESTGWVLVEPSNEDTNKYDNICPTVVSWTPPSGNKGDPGPGVSDSSDLDGAENSKVEVGIVRQFPFSSTLQRMAIICKRIGQEQLHFFCKGSPEMVQSLCKPETVPTNHNEILEEYTRQGFRVIALAHRLVEIRSLHKLQKVQREDLENELTFLGLVVLENRLKPDTKAIINQLSDAAVRTVMVTGDNILTAISVARDCGMVGSHDQVVIVNYEESSGAVSTDGKPHLTYSLAEKSSVQTPTSGTSTSAMNNSGDITLDITNPDLIGRYHLAITGKCWSIIQEHYPELVPRCVVKGTIFARMSPDQKQQLVQALQQLNYVVGMCGDGANDCGALKAAHAGIALSDSEASVASPFTSRDASISCVPELIRQGRCALVTSFGIFKYMAAYSLTQFISVMILYEIGTNLTDFQFLYIDLFLICSLSALFGRTQPHPGPLFNRPPLTSLLSLPPVGSLLIQVLLVGFFQAISMLLLTKQNWFVPYMDLHNTTGLETGDYECHENYAIFCVSLCQYIVLALAYAKGKPFREIFLKNYWFVGALAASAACSVCILIDPPYFIEKWLQLKMPPMEFRLIILGLSAAQVFVCLLTEEIVIDRGLVKLMDSPFWLKLRPRKEKYLAIEKEIKTSDWLSSIVTSTVAQK
- the LOC124312602 gene encoding polyamine-transporting ATPase 13A3-like isoform X3, which gives rise to MVPWPGRNASSQELHNFGVGTSAGLEGLSKRINQLPNEENGQTTSPDIPYSRNAAVSYINAGEEDQMELYGYRRSLFRTILTWLFIVKTVGILRMVFHWFPEWFLNCTHTRCSLEVAEKILIVEIYQKKYRRVHIRSITCMSALQIINAATEHTVKGKKKSVEHRNSHVLQDLNKIDDSPILSLPNADGTFHEATSVRMFTCKKLRYIWNTETKEFLKVKSLGPGMPTSSLHHTDAQQGLAGLSILEQQRRRAIFGSNFINVPVKSVLELLLLEVLNPFYIFQVVSVFIWIMIEYYIFAGAIMVMSAAGIAISIIQTRKNQKKLRNTVHGSDIIDVCRGGGVYETIRTEELVPGDMIILPANGCTMHCDAVLLFGTCIVNESMLTGESVPVVKTPLPFQTDVLYHPKEHSRHTLFSGTKVVQTRFYNEEKVMAVVTSTGFMTAKGSLVSAIMYPPPVDFRFERDSYRFIGFLASLASIGFTYSIIKKIISGEAGVKVVFHSFDIITICVPPALPAAMTAGIILAQKRLEQRNIYCISPRSINVSGSLNCICFDKTGTLTEDGLDLWGVVPVVDGRRYIPPIRTPLKLSQALSTLRPHDRSPSAVSYNFKLEPPLLLMGMATCHSLTIIDGNLSGDPLDLKMFESTGWVLVEPSNEDTNKYDNICPTVVSWTPPSGNKGDPGPGVSDSSDLDGAENSKVEVGIVRQFPFSSTLQRMAIICKRIGQEQLHFFCKGSPEMVQSLCKPETVPTNHNEILEEYTRQGFRVIALAHRLVEIRSLHKLQKVQREDLENELTFLGLVVLENRLKPDTKAIINQLSDAAVRTVMVTGDNILTAISVARDCGMVGSHDQVVIVNYEESSGAVSTDGKPHLTYSLAEKSSVQTPTSGTSTSAMNNSGDITLDITNPDLIGRYHLAITGKCWSIIQEHYPELVPRCVVKGTIFARMSPDQKQQLVQALQQLNYVVGMCGDGANDCGALKAAHAGIALSDSEASVASPFTSRDASISCVPELIRQGRCALVTSFGIFKYMAAYSLTQFISVMILYEIGTNLTDFQFLYIDLFLICSLSALFGRTQPHPGPLFNRPPLTSLLSLPPVGSLLIQVLLVGFFQAISMLLLTKQNWFVPYMDLHNTTGLETGDYECHENYAIFCVSLCQYIVLALAYAKGKPFREIFLKNYWFVGALAASAACSVCILIDPPYFIEKWLQLKMPPMEFRLIILGLSAAQVFVCLLTEEIVIDRGLVKLMDSPFWLKLRPRKEKYLAIEKEIKTSDWLSSIVTSTVAQK
- the LOC124312602 gene encoding polyamine-transporting ATPase 13A3-like isoform X2, which gives rise to MYKTTGCLSEIVTMSNNKLKDIDDTHVAEQHQLLRLSKRINQLPNEENGQTTSPDIPYSRNAAVSYINAGEEDQMELYGYRRSLFRTILTWLFIVKTVGILRMVFHWFPEWFLNCTHTRCSLEVAEKILIVEIYQKKYRRVHIRSITCMSALQIINAATEHTVKGKKKSVEHRNSHVLQDLNKIDDSPILSLPNADGTFHEATSVRMFTCKKLRYIWNTETKEFLKVKSLGPGMPTSSLHHTDAQQGLAGLSILEQQRRRAIFGSNFINVPVKSVLELLLLEVLNPFYIFQVVSVFIWIMIEYYIFAGAIMVMSAAGIAISIIQTRKNQKKLRNTVHGSDIIDVCRGGGVYETIRTEELVPGDMIILPANGCTMHCDAVLLFGTCIVNESMLTGESVPVVKTPLPFQTDVLYHPKEHSRHTLFSGTKVVQTRFYNEEKVMAVVTSTGFMTAKGSLVSAIMYPPPVDFRFERDSYRFIGFLASLASIGFTYSIIKKIISGEAGVKVVFHSFDIITICVPPALPAAMTAGIILAQKRLEQRNIYCISPRSINVSGSLNCICFDKTGTLTEDGLDLWGVVPVVDGRRYIPPIRTPLKLSQALSTLRPHDRSPSAVSYNFKLEPPLLLMGMATCHSLTIIDGNLSGDPLDLKMFESTGWVLVEPSNEDTNKYDNICPTVVSWTPPSGNKGDPGPGVSDSSDLDGAENSKVEVGIVRQFPFSSTLQRMAIICKRIGQEQLHFFCKGSPEMVQSLCKPETVPTNHNEILEEYTRQGFRVIALAHRLVEIRSLHKLQKVQREDLENELTFLGLVVLENRLKPDTKAIINQLSDAAVRTVMVTGDNILTAISVARDCGMVGSHDQVVIVNYEESSGAVSTDGKPHLTYSLAEKSSVQTPTSGTSTSAMNNSGDITLDITNPDLIGRYHLAITGKCWSIIQEHYPELVPRCVVKGTIFARMSPDQKQQLVQALQQLNYVVGMCGDGANDCGALKAAHAGIALSDSEASVASPFTSRDASISCVPELIRQGRCALVTSFGIFKYMAAYSLTQFISVMILYEIGTNLTDFQFLYIDLFLICSLSALFGRTQPHPGPLFNRPPLTSLLSLPPVGSLLIQVLLVGFFQAISMLLLTKQNWFVPYMDLHNTTGLETGDYECHENYAIFCVSLCQYIVLALAYAKGKPFREIFLKNYWFVGALAASAACSVCILIDPPYFIEKWLQLKMPPMEFRLIILGLSAAQVFVCLLTEEIVIDRGLVKLMDSPFWLKLRPRKEKYLAIEKEIKTSDWLSSIVTSTVAQK